In a single window of the Branchiostoma floridae strain S238N-H82 chromosome 2, Bfl_VNyyK, whole genome shotgun sequence genome:
- the LOC118410012 gene encoding uncharacterized protein LOC118410012, translated as MAITAFIIPLACSYLIPVVRAGYTRCYENKYCPDGYYCCHDRCCARAYFWSYWYFWLGLLLLLFAVLSGIITACKRCLAKQRTSSNSRDAHQLTSCPSPPDVSLALPPYSPRCTTTDQHRTPALQAVSSEEHDNTGMLFDEYLADMRPIRPGEKPPPYSLYPTECHEEPTTTPSRQLTSGQNNGGQHT; from the exons ATGGCGATTACAGCTTTTATAATTCCCCTGGCTTGTAGCTACTTAATACCG GTTGTGCGAGCAGGCTACACTCGCTGTTATGAGAACAAATA TTGTCCCGATGGGTACTATTGCTGTCATGACCGGTGTTGTGCACGTGCGTACTTCTGGTCCTATTGGTACTTCTG GTTAGGCCTGCTGTTGCTTCTGTTTGCTGTGCTGTCCGGTATCATCACAGCCTGCAAACGATGCCTAGCAAAACAAAGAACAAGTTCTAACAGTCGAGATGCTCACCAGCTGACCAGCTGCCCATCACCACCAGACGTGAGCTTAGCCCTCCCACCGTACTCTCCAAGGTGTACAACGACAGACCAGCACAGGACACCAGCATTGCAAG CGGTTTCCAGTGAGGAACATGACAACACCGGAATGTTGTTTGATGAATACTTGGCAGACATGCGACCCATTCGTCCTGGAGAAAAACCTCCACCTTACTCACTGTACCCTACTGAGTGTCACGAAGAACCTACAACCACACCGTCAAGGCAACTTACGTCTGGGCAAAATAACGGAGGCCAGCATACATAG
- the LOC118409631 gene encoding ankyrin repeat and SOCS box protein 7-like gives MPKSRQKRDTWGKCPWAELEKAIRGGNTAVVKECLQKGMDPNMVLKSGMTALHLAVMYRHDRCARLLLENGARADIHEASGGHTPLHGCTRWGYIRIAQTILEFDSSPEVVNAQNNQGHTPLHLAVVHKDEAVGVELVRVLLDCGANWNISTFKRGTTPFVNAIQYRKLLCLQTFLEKGANPNLGKGWPLHHASDTVDYDLAKLLLMYGARVDVWDQGGFNPMFGAVFKDNVRFARLMYDFGMDPMRVSEKLMLSPYQVALAMSKRAGSNTETFNFFQSIKSRPRRLQDLCRLCIRHTVEPGHFHLLCQLKECLTLVMYEYLQHRE, from the exons ATGCCCAAGAGCCGGCAGAAGCGTGATACCTGGGGGAAGTGTCCATGGGCAGAGTTGGAGAAGGCCATCCGTGGTGGCAACACTGCAGTGGTTAAG GAATGTCTCCAGAAGGGTATGGATCCAAACATGGTGTTGAAGAGTGGGATGACAGCGCTCCACCTGGCTGTCATGTACAGGCACGACAGGTGTGCACGTCTCCTGCTGGAAAATGGAG CCAGAGCAGACATTCACGAGGCTAGCGGTGGCCATACCCCACTGCATGGATGTACAAGATGGGGGTACATCCGCATCGCACAGACCATCCTGGAGTTCGACTCATCTCCCGAAGTCGTCAACGCCCAGAACAACCAGGGGCACACCCCTCTGCACCTCGCTGTCGTACACAAGGATGAAGCAGTCGGGGTGGAACTAGTGAGGGTCCTGCTCGACTGCGGAGCAAACTGGAACATATCCACGTTCAAGAGAGGCACCACGCCTTTTGTAAATGCCATACAGTACCGCAAGCTCTTGTGTTTGCAGACTTTTCTGGAAAAGGGGGCCAATCCAAACTTGGGAAAGGGATGGCCGCTGCACCACGCATCAGACACAGTCGATTATGATCTAGCCAAGCTGTTGCTAATGTATGGGGCCAGGGTGGACGTCTGGGACCAAGGGGGCTTCAACCCGATGTTTGGGGCCGTTTTCAAAGACAACGTCAGGTTTGCAAGACTGATGTATGACTTTGGCATGGACCCGATGAGGGTGTCAGAGAAACTGATGCTTTCACCATATCAAGTTGCACTGGCAATGTCAAAGAGGGCTGGTTCTAACACAGAGACCTTCAACTTTTTCCAAAGCATCAAAA GCAGACCGCGAAGACTGCAGGATCTGTGCCGACTGTGCATCAGGCACACAGTGGAACCCGGGCACTTCCACCTGCTGTGCCAGCTGAAGGAATGCCTCACCCTGGTCATGTACGAGTACCTACAGCATAGAGAGTAA